AGAAGAGCCTCTCGCTCGATCTCAAGAAGCCCGGCGCCGTCGAGGTGGCGCGCAGGCTGGCAAAGGACTGCGACGTGCTGCTCGAGGGCTTTCGTCCGGGCGTGATGGACCGGCTGGGGCTCGGCTACGAGGAGCTCAAGAAAGAGAATCCAGGGCTCATCTACTGCGCGATTACCGGGTACGGCCAGGACGGCCCTTACGCGCAGAAGGCCGGGCACGACATCAACTACGTGGGCTATGCGGGCCTTGTCGACATGAACGGCGATCCCGGCGCGCGGCCCGTGCTGCCGGGAACGCAGGTCGCAGACCTCGGCGGCGGCGCGCTCTACGCGAGCGTGGGAATCCTCGCCGCCCTTCAGGCGCGGGCGCGCACGGGCGAGGGACAGTTCGTCGACGTCTCGATGATGGACGGCGCCTTCAGTCTGGGCCTGCTCAATTTCGCCGAGCAGCTCGGGCGCCCGGAGCGCGAGATCACCCGCGGCGACACCCAGCTCTCGGGCGCGTTCCCCTGCTACGGCGTCTACGAATGCGCCGACGGCAAGTGCCTGACCGTGGGGCCGCTCGAAGAGAAGTTCTGGGAAGTCTTCTGCACGAAGCTCGGCCGTCCCGAGTGGATTGCCAAGCGTGCGCCCAGGGACAAGGCCGAAGCGCAGGCAATGCGCGCGGAGGTGGCGGCTCTCTTTGCGACAAAGCCGCGCGCCCACTGGATTGCGCTGCTCGAGAACGAGGACGCCTGCGTCGGACCGGTCAACAGTGCGGCCGAGGCGCTCGCCGATCCCCACGTCAAAGCCCGCGGCCTCACCTACGAGAGCGAGCATCCCGACGGCGGGCCGATCACGCAGGTCGCCTTTCCGGTCAAGCTCTCGCAGACGCCCGCTGCCTACCGCGCCCACGCGCCGCAGCTCGGGGAGAACACCGACGAAGTGCTGAAGGCTGCAGGCTATAGCGAGGCCGAGATCGCGGAGTTGCGGGAGAGTGGCGCGGTTTGAGCCAAACTCTTCCAATCCCAACTCGCCAATGTTACTATCGGCGAATCGGGAGGCCCCGTGGCCGCACTTGCAAGACAACTCACCCGCGCCGAGGCCAAGCTTCTCACGCGCGGCCGCCTGCTCGACGCCGGGCTGAAG
The sequence above is a segment of the Chrysiogenia bacterium genome. Coding sequences within it:
- a CDS encoding CoA transferase; this encodes KSLSLDLKKPGAVEVARRLAKDCDVLLEGFRPGVMDRLGLGYEELKKENPGLIYCAITGYGQDGPYAQKAGHDINYVGYAGLVDMNGDPGARPVLPGTQVADLGGGALYASVGILAALQARARTGEGQFVDVSMMDGAFSLGLLNFAEQLGRPEREITRGDTQLSGAFPCYGVYECADGKCLTVGPLEEKFWEVFCTKLGRPEWIAKRAPRDKAEAQAMRAEVAALFATKPRAHWIALLENEDACVGPVNSAAEALADPHVKARGLTYESEHPDGGPITQVAFPVKLSQTPAAYRAHAPQLGENTDEVLKAAGYSEAEIAELRESGAV